The proteins below come from a single Myripristis murdjan chromosome 10, fMyrMur1.1, whole genome shotgun sequence genomic window:
- the pola2 gene encoding DNA polymerase alpha subunit B, which translates to MASVTAESIKMEMEMFGMDCQDESILDKMLEQCLCNRLQADELMAEWVAFSTTKNSLKLSMDTLEQFEHEVLTKKSKSKHSIKREDPLNRTRDIHSLQDLIKAEEEEENLLDSYSTPAKGSQKRALTTPEHPHSKRSAALLASPGLLLSPASFSPSATPSQKYSQRGAKGEVVVTFGAVQGTRWAGRKSPGSGLQLELLESPEDTLHCSYKYMFQRLRDVRNVLTEKIEELGESLRSNFNIEEFSPVSLPAQDSITVLGQVCCDSNGKLNAQSVLLEVGPEQGGQQVSVDLSELREYSLFPGQVVVMEGMNTTGRRLVASKLYEGVPLPFYSPEVKQEMDEVPEPLSVLVACGPYTPSDSLTFDPLLDLISIIVRDRPDVCLLLGPFVDSKHEQIEKAQVTETFEAIFMRCIETIVEGTKSVGCRLVFVPSHRDIHHHFIYPQPPFTLPDLSKDQAQRVTLVPDPCTLLIEGVTFGLTSTDILFHMSAEEISCAPGSDRFSRILKHMLTQRSYYPLYPPVEEVNMDYEKLQSYGQMPLTPDVLIVPSELRYFIKDVIGCVCVNPGRLTKGQVGGTYGRLLIQRSTSLEDGKRVSPCLAGQVVKI; encoded by the exons ATGGCGTCGGTCACTGCAGAAAGCATCAAGATGGAGATGGAAATGTTCGGCATGGATTGCCAAGACGAGTCCATACTGGACAAGA TGCTGGAGCAGTGTCTCTGTAACAGGCTGCAGGCGGACGAGCTCATGGCGGAGTGGGTGGCCTTCAGCACCACCAAAAACAGTCTGAAACTCAGCATGGACACCCTGGAGCAGTTTGAGCATGAG GTTTTGACCAAGAAGAGCAAATCCAAGCACAGCATCAAGAGAGAGGACCCGCTTAACAGAACCAGAGACATCCACTCACTGCAGGACTT AATCAAagctgaagaagaggaggagaatctGCTTGACTCGTACTCTACTCCTGCCAAG ggcTCCCAGAAACGTGCTCTCACCACCCCGGAGCACCCTCACTCTAAGAGGAGTGCGGCTCTGCTGGCCAGCCCGGGCCTGCTGCTGTCTCCTGCCAGCTTCTCTCCCAG tgcaactcCCTCCCAGAAGTACAGCCAGCGCGGGGCTAAAGGGGAGGTGGTGGTGACGTTCGGGGCTGTCCAGGGCACTCGCTGGGCAGGGAGGAAGAGTCCAGGCTCAGGGCtccagctggagctgctggaaagCCCTGAAGACACACTCCACTGCAGCTACAAGTACATGTTTCAGAGGCTGCGCGATGTTCGAAACG TGTTGACAGAGAAGATTGAGGAGCTCGGGGAGAGTCTGAGGTCTAACTTCAACATCGAGGAGTTCTCCCCCGTCTCTCTGCCCGCTCAG GACAGTATAACTGTGTTGGGCCAGGTGTGCTGCGACAGTAATGGAAAACTGAACGCCCAGTCTGTTCTGTTGGAGGTGGGCCCAGAGCAAGGCGGGCAGCAAGTGTCCGTCGACCTATCAGAGCTCAGAGAGTACTCACTGTTTCCTGGTCAG GTGGTCGTGATGGAGGGGATGAACACAACAGGAAGACGGCTGGTGGCTTCTAAACTCTATGAG GGAGTGCCTCTTCCCTTCTACTCCCCTGAGGTGAAACAGGAGATGGATGAAG TTCCCGAGCCGCTGAGTGTACTGGTGGCCTGTGGACCGTACACCCCATCGGAcagcctgacctttgaccctctgCTGGACCTGATCAGCATCATTGTCCGGGACCGTCCCGATGTCTGCCTGCTG ctGGGACCTTTTGTGGATTCTAAACATGAACAAATTGAG AAAGCCCAGGTGACTGAGACCTTTGAGGCCATTTTCATGAGATGTATTGAAACCATCGTGGAAGGGACCAAAAG TGTCGGCTGTCGCCTGGTGTTTGTTCCCTCGCACAGAGACATCCACCACCACTTCATCTACCCTCAGCCTCCCTTCACCCTGCCAGACCTGAGCAAGGACCAGGCCCAG CGTGTGACCTTGGTCCCCGACCCCTGCACCCTCCTGATTGAAGGTGTGACCTTTGGCCTGACGTCCACTGACATCCTGTTCCACATGAGTGCAGAGGAAATCAGCTG CGCTCCGGGATCAGACAGATTCTCTCGCATCCTGAAGCACATGCTGACCCAGAGGAG cTACTACCCGCTGTACCCCCCTGTGGAGGAGGTGAACATGGACTATGAGAAGTTGCAGAGCTACGGCCAGATGCCTCTCACCCCCGACGTCCTCATCGTTCCCTCTGAGCTGCGCTACTTCATTAAG GACGTGATTGGCTGCGTATGTGTCAATCCCGGACGACTGACCAAAGGCCAGGTGGGCGGGACCTATGGCAGACTGCTTATCCAGCGCAGCACCTCATTGGAGGATGGGAAGAGAGTCAGTCCTTGTTTGGCCGGTCAGGTGGTTAAGATCTAA
- the LOC115366636 gene encoding protein starmaker isoform X1, which produces MAALEENSLSPWHLSRTDRETLRTATKGGERSLKRSEHRRMELQRDASTSQRDQHLRAVELQRRWLQLQERERKARLRNKQLLQDFERAQDTLRDMVTRTATMKTIRMEYERYLEENSPRWQQQLKEKTLSAQKQRMEVYLTEYLKKIEEEQVMMPSAEAQPSLSQGPPTQPQKTAADKHPGYYSQNSCPHYDKDGPSRPPAPSMQSSWPTHCHPHSAGFPSRTPCQPQGSSHAPSAFHPLPSFQQPHRFTSTPSHHHSLPQPRPLGWTPLQMDHARSRSDGVAGFPAGHEALWARPFMAEPPGWGVMQGVEVGAERSTGPSSERGSGRGGRSSGLSQELDVKPVRLSSESGRDSSQGSRKSGGREKRRRRAKTGRTERSSSAGEEDGSQESSGASSTVVAASASVAQGSESDTSSGKGSSSSRTQRGRRRSAGLSVKPPRMETTRERTSSEGEGDDSESDKEASPVPQEDSGSQKEGPRSERQGNQSPDNKSESCGEESGSPAEKSERGSEKTEDEGAEGSEEQESSRGDKDEEGEGREKEAAETDKDGDDDDDDDEESSLADDEEEDKLEDDDDEKEAPGRNSTAEEEEEVEEHECEGSEKDEDVSQDGEMEEGVRKGSADKTEEDEEESDEEEDEEEKQRSQEPEEDRDSEDSIIVPQAPRSKTIIHSIPEEEEATGDEEDDDDDDDEQEGETESSDEFKDEDDDIESLLAPQAETQKKKENVPKAEDKPKAIVEDLENVSMELGREKNTAEDDSDEFDHFYD; this is translated from the exons ATGGCTGCACTGGAGGAGAATTCACTGTCTCCCTGGCATCTGAGccgcacagacagagagacgcTCCGCACTGCAACAAAAGGAGGAGAGCGGAGTCTGAAGAGGAG TGAGCACAGGAGGATGGAGCTGCAACGTGACGCTTCAACCTCTCAGAGAGACCAACATCT cagggctgtggagctgcagcggcgctggctgcagctgcaggagagagagcgcAAGGCCCGGCTGCGCaacaagcagctgctgcaggacttTGAAAGAGCCCAGGACACCCTGAGAGACATGGTGACTCGCACAGCGACCATGAAGACCATCAGG ATGGAGTATGAGCGGTACCTGGAGGAGAACTCCCCCcgctggcagcagcagctcaaggaGAAAACACTTTCCGCTCAGAAG CAAAGGATGGAGGTTTATCTGACGGAGTATCTGAAGAAGAtagaggaggagcaggtgatGATGCCCTCGGCTGAAGCCCAACCTTCACTTTCACAAG GTCCTCCCACACAGCcacagaaaactgcagcagatAAACACCCGGGATACTACAGCCAAAACAGCTGCCCACACTACGACAAAGATGGCCCGTCTCGTCCCCCAGCCCCCTCCATGCAGTCGTCCTGGCCGACCCACTGCCATCCCCACTCAGCTGGTTTCCCCAGCAGAACACCCTGCCAACCCCAAGGCTCCTCCCATGCCCCTTCAGCCTTCCATCCACTGCCAAGCTTTCAACAGCCTCACCGCTTCACCTCCACACCCAGTCATCATCACTCCCTGCCCCAGCCGAGGCCACTGGGCTGGACTCCCCTGCAGATGGACCACGCCCGGTCCCGGTCTGATGGCGTAGCCGGGTTCCCCGCGGGTCACGAGGCTCTCTGGGCTCGGCCCTTCATGGCAGAGCCTCCCGGGTGGGGGGTGATGCaaggtgtggaggtgggagCTGAGAGGAGCACAGGCCCAAGCTCTGAGAGAGGCAGcgggagaggaggcaggagcagCGGCTTGTCCCAAGAGCTGGACGTCAAACCAG TCCGTCTGTCCAGTGAGAGCGGCAGGGACTCCAGTCAGGGAAGCAGAAAGAGCGGCggcagggagaagaggaggaggagggcaaagACGGGAAGAACAGAGCGTAGTTCCTCAGCCGGAGAAGAGGACGGCTCTCAGGA ATCATCTGGGGCTTCTAGTACTGTTGTCGCTGCCTCGGCCTCAGTGGCTCAAGGCTCGGAGAGCGATACTTCATCAGggaaaggcagcagcagcagcaggacccagagggggaggagaaggagcgcAGGACTGTCTGTCAAACCGCCAAGGATGGAGACGACAAGGGAAAGGACCAGcagcgagggagagggagatgactCTGAGAGTGACAAGGAAGCGAGTCCAGTTCCTCAGGAGGACTCAGGGAGTCAAAAGGAGGGACCCAGGAGTGAAAGACAGGGGAATCAAAGTCCTGACAACAAGTCAGAGAGTTGTGGAGAGGAGTCAGGAAGTCCAGCGGAGAAGTCAGAGCGCGGCAGTGAAAAGACTGAAGATGAAGGTGCCGAGGgatcagaggagcaggagagtaGCAGAGGGGACAAAGACGAAGAGGGAGAGGGTCGTGAGAAGGAAGCggcagaaacagacaaagacggtgacgatgatgacgacgacgatgagGAGAGCAGCCTGGCagatgatgaggaagaagacaaattggaggacgatgatgatgagaagGAGGCACCTGGAAGAAACAGCAccgcagaggaggaagaggaggtggaggagcatGAGTGCGAGGGCAGCGAGAAGGATGAGGATGTGTCTCAGGATGGTGAGATGGAAGAGGGTGTCAGAAAAGGAAGtgcagacaagacagaggaggatgaggaggagtccgacgaggaggaagatgaggaagagaagcagaggagtcaagagccagaggaggacagagattCAGAGGACAGCATCATCGTACCGCAGGCACCCAG atcTAAAACCATAATACACAGTAttcctgaggaagaggaggcaactggtgatgaggaagatgatgatgatgatgatgatgaacaggAGGGCGAGACAGAAAGCTCTGATGAAttcaaggatgaggatgatgatatTGAAAGTCTCCTCGCACCTCAAGCAGAAACGCAGAAGAAAAA AGAAAATGTCCCGAAAGCTGAAGACAAACCTAAAG CCATAGTGGAAGACCTGGAAAATGTCTCCATGGAGCtgggcagagagaaaaacacagccgAAGACGACTCTGATGAGTTTGACCATTTCTATGACTAA
- the LOC115366636 gene encoding protein starmaker isoform X2: MAALEENSLSPWHLSRTDRETLRTATKGGERSLKRSEHRRMELQRDASTSQRDQHLRAVELQRRWLQLQERERKARLRNKQLLQDFERAQDTLRDMVTRTATMKTIRMEYERYLEENSPRWQQQLKEKTLSAQKRMEVYLTEYLKKIEEEQVMMPSAEAQPSLSQGPPTQPQKTAADKHPGYYSQNSCPHYDKDGPSRPPAPSMQSSWPTHCHPHSAGFPSRTPCQPQGSSHAPSAFHPLPSFQQPHRFTSTPSHHHSLPQPRPLGWTPLQMDHARSRSDGVAGFPAGHEALWARPFMAEPPGWGVMQGVEVGAERSTGPSSERGSGRGGRSSGLSQELDVKPVRLSSESGRDSSQGSRKSGGREKRRRRAKTGRTERSSSAGEEDGSQESSGASSTVVAASASVAQGSESDTSSGKGSSSSRTQRGRRRSAGLSVKPPRMETTRERTSSEGEGDDSESDKEASPVPQEDSGSQKEGPRSERQGNQSPDNKSESCGEESGSPAEKSERGSEKTEDEGAEGSEEQESSRGDKDEEGEGREKEAAETDKDGDDDDDDDEESSLADDEEEDKLEDDDDEKEAPGRNSTAEEEEEVEEHECEGSEKDEDVSQDGEMEEGVRKGSADKTEEDEEESDEEEDEEEKQRSQEPEEDRDSEDSIIVPQAPRSKTIIHSIPEEEEATGDEEDDDDDDDEQEGETESSDEFKDEDDDIESLLAPQAETQKKKENVPKAEDKPKAIVEDLENVSMELGREKNTAEDDSDEFDHFYD; this comes from the exons ATGGCTGCACTGGAGGAGAATTCACTGTCTCCCTGGCATCTGAGccgcacagacagagagacgcTCCGCACTGCAACAAAAGGAGGAGAGCGGAGTCTGAAGAGGAG TGAGCACAGGAGGATGGAGCTGCAACGTGACGCTTCAACCTCTCAGAGAGACCAACATCT cagggctgtggagctgcagcggcgctggctgcagctgcaggagagagagcgcAAGGCCCGGCTGCGCaacaagcagctgctgcaggacttTGAAAGAGCCCAGGACACCCTGAGAGACATGGTGACTCGCACAGCGACCATGAAGACCATCAGG ATGGAGTATGAGCGGTACCTGGAGGAGAACTCCCCCcgctggcagcagcagctcaaggaGAAAACACTTTCCGCTCAGAAG AGGATGGAGGTTTATCTGACGGAGTATCTGAAGAAGAtagaggaggagcaggtgatGATGCCCTCGGCTGAAGCCCAACCTTCACTTTCACAAG GTCCTCCCACACAGCcacagaaaactgcagcagatAAACACCCGGGATACTACAGCCAAAACAGCTGCCCACACTACGACAAAGATGGCCCGTCTCGTCCCCCAGCCCCCTCCATGCAGTCGTCCTGGCCGACCCACTGCCATCCCCACTCAGCTGGTTTCCCCAGCAGAACACCCTGCCAACCCCAAGGCTCCTCCCATGCCCCTTCAGCCTTCCATCCACTGCCAAGCTTTCAACAGCCTCACCGCTTCACCTCCACACCCAGTCATCATCACTCCCTGCCCCAGCCGAGGCCACTGGGCTGGACTCCCCTGCAGATGGACCACGCCCGGTCCCGGTCTGATGGCGTAGCCGGGTTCCCCGCGGGTCACGAGGCTCTCTGGGCTCGGCCCTTCATGGCAGAGCCTCCCGGGTGGGGGGTGATGCaaggtgtggaggtgggagCTGAGAGGAGCACAGGCCCAAGCTCTGAGAGAGGCAGcgggagaggaggcaggagcagCGGCTTGTCCCAAGAGCTGGACGTCAAACCAG TCCGTCTGTCCAGTGAGAGCGGCAGGGACTCCAGTCAGGGAAGCAGAAAGAGCGGCggcagggagaagaggaggaggagggcaaagACGGGAAGAACAGAGCGTAGTTCCTCAGCCGGAGAAGAGGACGGCTCTCAGGA ATCATCTGGGGCTTCTAGTACTGTTGTCGCTGCCTCGGCCTCAGTGGCTCAAGGCTCGGAGAGCGATACTTCATCAGggaaaggcagcagcagcagcaggacccagagggggaggagaaggagcgcAGGACTGTCTGTCAAACCGCCAAGGATGGAGACGACAAGGGAAAGGACCAGcagcgagggagagggagatgactCTGAGAGTGACAAGGAAGCGAGTCCAGTTCCTCAGGAGGACTCAGGGAGTCAAAAGGAGGGACCCAGGAGTGAAAGACAGGGGAATCAAAGTCCTGACAACAAGTCAGAGAGTTGTGGAGAGGAGTCAGGAAGTCCAGCGGAGAAGTCAGAGCGCGGCAGTGAAAAGACTGAAGATGAAGGTGCCGAGGgatcagaggagcaggagagtaGCAGAGGGGACAAAGACGAAGAGGGAGAGGGTCGTGAGAAGGAAGCggcagaaacagacaaagacggtgacgatgatgacgacgacgatgagGAGAGCAGCCTGGCagatgatgaggaagaagacaaattggaggacgatgatgatgagaagGAGGCACCTGGAAGAAACAGCAccgcagaggaggaagaggaggtggaggagcatGAGTGCGAGGGCAGCGAGAAGGATGAGGATGTGTCTCAGGATGGTGAGATGGAAGAGGGTGTCAGAAAAGGAAGtgcagacaagacagaggaggatgaggaggagtccgacgaggaggaagatgaggaagagaagcagaggagtcaagagccagaggaggacagagattCAGAGGACAGCATCATCGTACCGCAGGCACCCAG atcTAAAACCATAATACACAGTAttcctgaggaagaggaggcaactggtgatgaggaagatgatgatgatgatgatgatgaacaggAGGGCGAGACAGAAAGCTCTGATGAAttcaaggatgaggatgatgatatTGAAAGTCTCCTCGCACCTCAAGCAGAAACGCAGAAGAAAAA AGAAAATGTCCCGAAAGCTGAAGACAAACCTAAAG CCATAGTGGAAGACCTGGAAAATGTCTCCATGGAGCtgggcagagagaaaaacacagccgAAGACGACTCTGATGAGTTTGACCATTTCTATGACTAA
- the LOC115366636 gene encoding RNA polymerase-associated protein LEO1 isoform X3, whose protein sequence is MEVYLTEYLKKIEEEQVMMPSAEAQPSLSQGPPTQPQKTAADKHPGYYSQNSCPHYDKDGPSRPPAPSMQSSWPTHCHPHSAGFPSRTPCQPQGSSHAPSAFHPLPSFQQPHRFTSTPSHHHSLPQPRPLGWTPLQMDHARSRSDGVAGFPAGHEALWARPFMAEPPGWGVMQGVEVGAERSTGPSSERGSGRGGRSSGLSQELDVKPVRLSSESGRDSSQGSRKSGGREKRRRRAKTGRTERSSSAGEEDGSQESSGASSTVVAASASVAQGSESDTSSGKGSSSSRTQRGRRRSAGLSVKPPRMETTRERTSSEGEGDDSESDKEASPVPQEDSGSQKEGPRSERQGNQSPDNKSESCGEESGSPAEKSERGSEKTEDEGAEGSEEQESSRGDKDEEGEGREKEAAETDKDGDDDDDDDEESSLADDEEEDKLEDDDDEKEAPGRNSTAEEEEEVEEHECEGSEKDEDVSQDGEMEEGVRKGSADKTEEDEEESDEEEDEEEKQRSQEPEEDRDSEDSIIVPQAPRSKTIIHSIPEEEEATGDEEDDDDDDDEQEGETESSDEFKDEDDDIESLLAPQAETQKKKENVPKAEDKPKAIVEDLENVSMELGREKNTAEDDSDEFDHFYD, encoded by the exons ATGGAGGTTTATCTGACGGAGTATCTGAAGAAGAtagaggaggagcaggtgatGATGCCCTCGGCTGAAGCCCAACCTTCACTTTCACAAG GTCCTCCCACACAGCcacagaaaactgcagcagatAAACACCCGGGATACTACAGCCAAAACAGCTGCCCACACTACGACAAAGATGGCCCGTCTCGTCCCCCAGCCCCCTCCATGCAGTCGTCCTGGCCGACCCACTGCCATCCCCACTCAGCTGGTTTCCCCAGCAGAACACCCTGCCAACCCCAAGGCTCCTCCCATGCCCCTTCAGCCTTCCATCCACTGCCAAGCTTTCAACAGCCTCACCGCTTCACCTCCACACCCAGTCATCATCACTCCCTGCCCCAGCCGAGGCCACTGGGCTGGACTCCCCTGCAGATGGACCACGCCCGGTCCCGGTCTGATGGCGTAGCCGGGTTCCCCGCGGGTCACGAGGCTCTCTGGGCTCGGCCCTTCATGGCAGAGCCTCCCGGGTGGGGGGTGATGCaaggtgtggaggtgggagCTGAGAGGAGCACAGGCCCAAGCTCTGAGAGAGGCAGcgggagaggaggcaggagcagCGGCTTGTCCCAAGAGCTGGACGTCAAACCAG TCCGTCTGTCCAGTGAGAGCGGCAGGGACTCCAGTCAGGGAAGCAGAAAGAGCGGCggcagggagaagaggaggaggagggcaaagACGGGAAGAACAGAGCGTAGTTCCTCAGCCGGAGAAGAGGACGGCTCTCAGGA ATCATCTGGGGCTTCTAGTACTGTTGTCGCTGCCTCGGCCTCAGTGGCTCAAGGCTCGGAGAGCGATACTTCATCAGggaaaggcagcagcagcagcaggacccagagggggaggagaaggagcgcAGGACTGTCTGTCAAACCGCCAAGGATGGAGACGACAAGGGAAAGGACCAGcagcgagggagagggagatgactCTGAGAGTGACAAGGAAGCGAGTCCAGTTCCTCAGGAGGACTCAGGGAGTCAAAAGGAGGGACCCAGGAGTGAAAGACAGGGGAATCAAAGTCCTGACAACAAGTCAGAGAGTTGTGGAGAGGAGTCAGGAAGTCCAGCGGAGAAGTCAGAGCGCGGCAGTGAAAAGACTGAAGATGAAGGTGCCGAGGgatcagaggagcaggagagtaGCAGAGGGGACAAAGACGAAGAGGGAGAGGGTCGTGAGAAGGAAGCggcagaaacagacaaagacggtgacgatgatgacgacgacgatgagGAGAGCAGCCTGGCagatgatgaggaagaagacaaattggaggacgatgatgatgagaagGAGGCACCTGGAAGAAACAGCAccgcagaggaggaagaggaggtggaggagcatGAGTGCGAGGGCAGCGAGAAGGATGAGGATGTGTCTCAGGATGGTGAGATGGAAGAGGGTGTCAGAAAAGGAAGtgcagacaagacagaggaggatgaggaggagtccgacgaggaggaagatgaggaagagaagcagaggagtcaagagccagaggaggacagagattCAGAGGACAGCATCATCGTACCGCAGGCACCCAG atcTAAAACCATAATACACAGTAttcctgaggaagaggaggcaactggtgatgaggaagatgatgatgatgatgatgatgaacaggAGGGCGAGACAGAAAGCTCTGATGAAttcaaggatgaggatgatgatatTGAAAGTCTCCTCGCACCTCAAGCAGAAACGCAGAAGAAAAA AGAAAATGTCCCGAAAGCTGAAGACAAACCTAAAG CCATAGTGGAAGACCTGGAAAATGTCTCCATGGAGCtgggcagagagaaaaacacagccgAAGACGACTCTGATGAGTTTGACCATTTCTATGACTAA